Proteins encoded by one window of Sorex araneus isolate mSorAra2 chromosome 3, mSorAra2.pri, whole genome shotgun sequence:
- the SIGLEC1 gene encoding sialoadhesin: protein MDILGPLVLLAASVSPGLGSWGVSSPQRVAGVQGSCLLIPCVFSYPDNVRVSDGITAIWYYDQADSRKVVSHSAQPELVEARFRQRAQLVGQVMHRTCNLLLKQLQPEDAGTYKFRFEINGGDRWLDVIGTVVTVTAMPQTPTLVSPAMLLEGTEVDFNCSTPYACFMEPARLQWEGQDRARSATLDHQRVEPTGVSLTQMLHMALSWRDHGRTLSCRVLLGAHQSQGQLQLQVQYTPKGVSALLQPSEQNIRLGEQVTLTCHVNSSYPEVRSVQWLKDGQLLQVEGQVLQLPRVAWSDSGLYACRAENSVGSSESAPVDLHIFTAEVQVSPAGTIVENQTVTLTCTMPREANGTRYSWYKNQQLLEGAQDASLRLHPVRRADSGFYFCEVLNARGRARSGPVSLVVQYPPLAPVLTAFLETQGALVGLIHCSVSSEPPSTLVLARGRVVLASSEAGGQDPRLSVASGPNSLRVELRDLQPADRGQYRCVATNTLGKASSTLDFRDLAVRLLISPAAEVVEGQAVTLTCRRGLRPTPDTRFSWYRNGVLLLEGPSSSLQLPAASSADAGSYHCRARDGDSAGGTSLAAVLTVLYAPRRPTFTAQLDPEAAGRHGLLLCRVDSDPPALLRLLRGSRVLASSPGSCGGCPSRLKVTRGPNLLRVEIEDPVLEDEGAYLCEATNALGNASASATFDGRATVLLVTPSHVLQEGSTATLTCTVSRDARAGAANVSWFRNGLPWAQGPQQTVTLQPVARRDAALYACRVLAEEGGQPSAPVVLSVTYPPDPPKLSALLDVGQGRTALFVCTVDSQPPAQLSLFHGERRLATSPRAQLPPSDRLQLRVTANSLQLEVRELGLEDSGSYRCEATNVLGSANTSLFFQVQGAWVHVSPSPELQEGQAVVMSCQVPLGTPEGASYHWYRDGRLLPDSTSASLRFAAVTVSQAGAYHCQVQVPASASTSLATPVSLHVTHAPRQLALTTLMDTGPRRLGLLLCQAHSDPPAQLRLLHGDNLVASTLRGPEEPASRSPRLQVTVAPNALRLEIHNATLEDEGVYSCQATNTLGQASASASFDAQAVSVQVWPTLAVQEGQLANLTCQVWASRPAQLTYTWYRDGQQRPGARSIVLPNVTVADAASYHCSVALPGQAPRVSRPVALDVVYAPRNLRLTSLLESRGGRLALVQCTVDSRPPAQLALSHAGRVLAASTAASSPNALLLELREPGPDQEGRYSCSAHNPLGQASASLELQLEVTQVTLAPSAAVPEGTPVTVTCEDPAAHPPTLYTWYHNGRWLREGPSTTLSFPRVSRAHAGAYMCQGQDAQGSRSSRPTALRVLYAPRDAVLSSFRDSRASPAAVVQCTVDSEPPAELTLAHHGQVLATSADGAVGTGRVQVARNALWLQVKDTPLGDGDTYVCTARNLLGSVSTRRLQAEGVRVVAEPGLDVPEGAALNLSCQLPGGQGPGENATFSWLWNGRQLRAEPQPTLAFSHVARGQAGAYQCRARLPAGTATSAAVLLRVLYPPDTPTMTVFVEAEGGAQGILDCRVDSEPLASLTLHLDGQLVASSQPRGGPAQPHTRVSASPNALRVAVEAPRAGDQGQYVCTASNALGSASASAYFGARALQRLHLFQWLLWALGLLAAILLLLLVLGASCLWRRHSCSCRRRLCRQTNVGESSVEMMSPKETLQLLDPGRPHL from the exons ATGGACATCCTCGGCCCGCTTGTGCTCCTGGCCGCCTCCGTGTCTCCGG GTTTGGGCTCCTGGGGCGTGTCCAGCCCCCAGAGAGTGGCGGGTGTCCAGGGCTCCTGCCTCCTGATCCCCTGCGTCTTCTCCTACCCCGACAACGTGCGGGTGTCTGATGGCATCACGGCCATCTGGTACTACGACCAGGCCGACAGTCGGAAGGTGGTGAGCCACTCGGCACAGCCTGAGCTGGTCGAGGCCCGTTTCCGCCAGCGGGCGCAGCTGGTGGGGCAGGTGATGCACCGGACGTGCAACCTGCTGCTCAAGCAGCTACAGCCCGAGGACGCCGGCACCTACAAGTTCCGCTTCGAGATCAACGGAGGCGACCGTTGGTTGGACGTCATAGGCACCGTGGTGACCGTCACAG CCATGCCCCAGACACCCACCCTGGTGTCACCAGCCATGCTTCTGGAAGGCACCGAGGTGGACTTCAACTGCTCCACCCCCTACGCCTGCTTCATGGAGCCCGCGAGGCTGCAGTGGGAAGGCCAGGACCGCGCCCGCTCCGCCACCTTGGACCACCAGAGGGTCGAGCCCACGGGCGTCAGCCTCACGCAGATGCTCCACATGGCACTGTCCTGGCGGGACCACGGCCGGACGCTGAGCTGCCGGGTCTTGCTGGGCGCACACCAGAGCCAGGGCCAGCTCCAGCTCCAAGTGCAGT ATACCCCCAAGGGTGTGTCTGCCCTCCTCCAGCCTTCGGAGCAGAACATCCGCCTGGGGGAGCAGGTCACCCTCACCTGCCACGTGAACAGCAGCTACCCCGAGGTCCGCTCCGTGCAGTGGCTCAAGGATGGCCAGTTGCTCCAGGTGGAGGGCCAGGTGCTGCAGCTGCCTCGGGTGGCCTGGAGTGACTCTGGGCTCTACGCCTGCCGCGCGGAGAACAGCGTGGGCTCCTCAGAATCGGCCCCCGTCGACCTCCACATCTTCA CCGCTGAGGTCCAGGTGAGCCCCGCGGGCACCATCGTGGAGAACCAGACGGTGACTCTGACCTGTACCATGCCCAGAGAGGCCAACGGGACGCGCTACAGCTGGTACAAGAACCAGCAGCTCCTGGAGGGTGCCCAGGACGCCAGCCTCCGGCTGCACCCTGTCCGCAGGGCCGACTCCGGCTTCTACTTCTGCGAGGTGCTGAACGCCCGCGGGCGGGCACGCTCGGGGCCCGTCAGCCTGGTGGTCCAGT ACCCGCCCCTTGCTCCCGTGCTGACGGCCTTTCTGGAGACGCAGGGGGCGCTGGTGGGCCTCATCCACTGCTCCGTGTCCAGCGAGCCCCCCTCCACGCTGGTGCTGGCCCGGGGGCGCGTGGTGCTGGCCTCCTCGGAGGCGGGTGGGCAGGACCCGCGCCTCAGCGTCGCCTCCGGGCCCAACTCCCTGCGTGTGGAGCTCCGGGACCTGCAGCCCGCAGACAGGGGGCAGTACCGCTGCGTGGCCACCAACACCCTGGGGAAGGCCTCCTCCACCCTGGACTTCCGTGACCTGG CAGTGCGCCTCCTCATCAGCCCGGCTgcggaggtggtggagggacaggcgGTGACCCTGACCTGCAGGAGAGGCCTGCGCCCCACGCCCGACACCCGCTTCTCGTGGTACCGGAATGGGGTCCTGCTTCTTGAGGGGCCCAGCAGCAGCCTCCAGCTCCCGGCCGCCTCCAGCGCCGACGCCGGCTCGTACCACTGCCGGGCCCGGGACGGTGACAGCGCCGGCGGCACCTCCTTGGCTGccgtcctgacagtgctct acGCCCCCCGCCGGCCAACCTTCACTGCCCAGCTGGACCCCGAAGCCGCCGGCCGCCACGGGCTGCTGCTGTGCCGCGTGGACAGCGACCCCCCCGCCCTGCTGCGTCTGCTCCGAGGGTCCCGCGTGCTGGCCTCTTCCCCGGGCTCCTGCGGGGGCTGCCCCTCGCGCCTGAAGGTCACTCGCGGCCCCAACCTGCTCCGCGTGGAGATCGAGGACCCCGTGCTGGAGGACGAGGGCGCATACCTGTGCGAGGCGACCAACGCCCTGGGCAACGCCTCTGCCTCGGCGACCTTCGATGGCCGGG CCACGGTCCTGCTGGTCACCCCCAGCCACGTGCTGCAGGAGGGCAGCACGGCCACCCTGACCTGCACCGTGAGCAGAGACGCCCGCGCGGGCGCCGCCAATGTTTCCTGGTTCCGGAACGGGCTGCCGTGGGCGCAGGGCCCTCAGCAGACAGTGACCCTGCAGCCCGTGGCCAGGAGGGACGCAGCCCTGTATGCCTGCCGCGTGCTGGCGGAGGAGGGCGGCCAGCCCTCGGCCCCCGTGGTCCTGAGCGTGACGT ACCCCCCGGACCCACCCAAGCTGTCCGCGCTCCTGGACGTGGGCCAGGGACGCACGGCCCTGTTCGTCTGCACCGTGGACAGCCAGCCGCCCGCCCAGCTCTCCCTGTTCCACGGGGAGCGCCGCCTGGCCACCAGCCCGAGGGCCCAGCTCCCACCCAGTGACCGCCTGCAGCTCAGAGTCACAGCCAACTCCCTGCAGCTCGAGGTTCGAGAGCTGGGCCTGGAGGACTCCGGCAGCTACCGCTGCGAGGCCACAAATGTCCTGGGGTCAGCCAATACCTCCCTCTTCTTCCAGGTCCAAG GGGCCTGGGTCCACGTGTCCCCGTCCCCGGAGCTCCAAGAGGGCCAGGCTGTGGTCATGAGCTGCCAGGTGCCCCTGGGGACCCCCGAGGGAGCCTCCTACCACTGGTACCGGGACGGCCGCCTCCTGCCGGACTCCACCTCGGCCAGCCTCCGCTTTGCCGCCGTGACTGTGAGCCAGGCTGGGGCCTACCACTGCCAGGTGCAGGTCCCGGCCTCGGCCAGCACCAGCCTGGCCACGCCGGTCAGCCTCCACGTGACCC ATGCCCCGCGCCAGCTGGCACTCACCACCCTGATGGACACGGGCCCCCGGCGCCTGGGCCTCCTCCTGTGCCAGGCCCACAGTGACCCTCCGGCCCAGCTGCGCCTGCTCCACGGGGACAACCTGGTGGCGTCCACCCTGCGGGGGCCGGAGGAACCTGCCAGCCGCTCCCCCCGGCTGCAGGTGACCGTGGCCCCCAACGCACTGCGCCTGGAGATCCACAACGCCACCCTGGAGGACGAGGGTGTCTACAGCTGCCAGGCCACCAACACCCTGGGCCAGGCCTCGGCCTCAGCCAGCTTTGACGCGCAGG CCGTGAGTGTGCAGGTATGGCCCACGCTGGCCGTGCAGGAGGGGCAGCTGGCGAACCTgacctgccaggtgtgggcctccCGGCCGGCCCAGCTCACCTACACCTGGTACCGGGACGGGCAGCAGCGGCCGGGCGCCCGCTCCATCGTCCTGCCCAACGTCACCGTGGCCGACGCGGCCTCTTACCACTGCAGCGTGGCCCTCCCTGGCCAGGCCCCCCGCGTCTCCAGGCCCGTGGCCCTGGACGTCGTCT ATGCCCCCCGGAACCTCCGCCTGACCTCCCTGCTAGAGAGCCGCGGCGGGAGGCTGGCCCTGGTACAGTGCACGGTGGACAGCCGCCCGCCTGCACAGCTGGCCCTCAGCCACGCCGGCCGTGTCCTGGCCGCCTCCACCGCAGCCTCCAGCCCCAACGCCCTGCTCCTTGAGCTGCGCGAGCCAGGCCCCGACCAGGAGGGTCGGTACAGCTGCTCCGCCCACAACCCCCTCGGCCAGGCCTCTGCGTCCCTGGAGCTGCAGCTTGAGG TCACTCAGGTGACACTGGCCCCCTCGGCCGCCGTGCCCGAGGGGACTCCCGTCACGGTGACCTGTGAAGACCCagccgcccacccacccaccctctacACCTGGTATCACAACGGCCGGTGGCTGCGGGAGGGGCCCTCGACCACCCTCTCCTTCCCCCGGGTCTCCCGGGCTCATGCCGGGGCCTACATGTGCCAGGGCCAGGATGCCCAGGGCAGCCGCAGCTCCCGGCCCACAGCCCTGCGCGTGCTCT ATGCACCTCGGGACGCTGTCCTGTCCTCCTTCCGGGACTCGAGGGCCAGCCCCGCGGCCGTGGTGCAGTGCACGGTGGACAGCGAGCCCCCCGCCGAGCTGACCCTGGCCCACCACGGCCAGGTGCTGGCCACCAGCGCTGACGGGGCGGTGGGCACAGGCCGGGTCCAGGTGGCCCGCAACGCCCTGTGGCTGCAAGTGAAAGACACGCCCCTGGGGGACGGGGACACGTACGTGTGCACAGCCCGCAACCTGCTGGGCTCCGTCAGCACCAGGCGGCTGCAGGCAGAGG GTGTGCGCGTGGTGGCAGAGCCGGGGCTGGACGTGCCCGAGGGGGCAGCGCTGAACCTTAGCTGTCAGCTGCCCGGTGGCCAGGGCCCGGGGGAGAACGCcaccttctcctggctctggaacgGCCGGCAGCTGCGTGCGGAGCCCCAACCCACCCTCGCCTTCTCCCACGTGGCCCGCGGCCAGGCCGGGGCGTACCAGTGCCGGGCCAGGCTCCCCGCAGGGACAGCCACCTCCGCCGCCGTCCTGCTCCGAGTGCTCT ACCCTCCGGACACGCCCACAATGACGGTCTTCGTGGAGGCGGAGGGTGGCGCCCAGGGCATCCTGGACTGCCGGGTGGACAGCGAGCCCCTCGCCAGCCTCACCCTCCACCTGGACGGACAGCTGGTGGCCTCCAGCCAGCCCCGGGGCGGCCCTGCCCAGCCTCACACACGCGTCTCGGCCTCCCCCAACGCCCTGAGGGTGGCCGTGGAGGCGCCTCGGGCGGGCGACCAGGGCCAGTACGTGTGCACAGCCTCCAACGCGCTGGGCTCGGCCTCGGCCTCCGCCTACTTTGGAGCCAGAG CCCTGCAGCGCCTGCACCTGTTCCAGTGGCTACTCTGGGCGCTGGGGCTGCTGGCGGCcatcctgctgctcctgctcgtCCTGGGGGCCTCCTGCCTGTGGAG ACGGCACTCTTGCTCTTGCAGAAGGAGGCTTTGCCGCCAGACGAACGTGGGTGAGAGCTCGGTGGAGATGATGTCTCCCAAGGAGACCTTGCAG CTCTTGGATCCTGGGCGGCCGCACCTCTGA